In Wolbachia endosymbiont of Aedes albopictus, one DNA window encodes the following:
- the ccmA gene encoding heme ABC exporter ATP-binding protein CcmA, with translation MLECENLSCARNNKVLFKHLSFKAEPKSKILITGPNGSGKTSLIRSLSGLLPPVSGNIRYCGKDIYDDPKSYIPSMVYIGHKNACKDSLTVAQNIEFWAGIRNTRELIMAAVCCLQLQSVLNIRYGELSAGWKRRVALARLLISNANVWLIDEPFCNLDSATCELVLNLISIRSEQNGIVIITGHSSTEQLCDFTTINIRDFNRLLA, from the coding sequence ATGCTCGAATGTGAAAATTTATCCTGCGCTCGTAATAACAAAGTATTATTTAAACATCTCAGTTTTAAAGCTGAGCCAAAATCAAAGATTCTAATCACTGGTCCAAATGGTAGTGGTAAAACCAGCTTAATTAGAAGTTTATCTGGACTTTTACCGCCGGTATCAGGCAATATAAGGTACTGCGGAAAAGACATATATGATGATCCAAAATCCTATATACCTTCTATGGTCTATATAGGCCATAAGAATGCCTGTAAAGATAGCTTAACTGTTGCTCAAAACATAGAATTCTGGGCAGGAATACGAAATACTAGGGAATTGATTATGGCAGCTGTTTGTTGCTTGCAGTTGCAATCTGTACTTAATATTAGATATGGCGAACTTTCTGCAGGTTGGAAAAGAAGAGTTGCGCTTGCTCGCCTCTTGATTTCTAATGCAAACGTTTGGCTGATAGATGAACCATTTTGTAATCTTGATAGTGCAACGTGTGAATTAGTGCTGAACCTAATCTCAATACGCTCTGAGCAAAATGGTATAGTAATTATTACAGGGCATAGCTCTACAGAGCAATTGTGTGATTTTACAACGATTAATATACGTGATTTCAATAGACTTCTTGCATAG
- the aspS gene encoding aspartate--tRNA ligase, with amino-acid sequence MNCYKTHTCNELRKNDVEKEVTLSGWLYRKRDHGNLIFVDLRDFYGITQLVFNNDKDFFDEISNLKLESVITVTGIVEARTEDTVNSSISTGEIEVIVNNLRVESEVEFHFDEEIAKEERSILASITGEQEYPENMRFKYRFLDLRREKARNNIILRSQIIAELRKLMIERGFLEIQTPILTASSPEGARDYLVPSRLNPGKFYALPQAPQIFKQLLMVSGFDKYFQIAPCFRDEDARADRSPGEFYQLDLEMSFVTQEDIFDVIESALYKVFAKFSRKSVDKDFPRITYKEAMLKYGSDKPDLRNPLLISDVTEIFRDSGFNIFKSNIERDMVVRAIPAPKTAEEPRSFFDKKIEHAQKEFGAKGLGYITFDKDGTAKGPIAKFLDENRLNHIREATNIEPEDSVFFASDKENEAANIAGKVRTLLGSELSLIDDNIFKFCWIIDFPYFVYDDKSKKIDFFHNPFSMPHGGLKDLEEKNPLDILAYQYDLVCNGIELSSGAIRNNKLDIMYKAFAIAGYSKEEVDTKFGALVRAFRFGVPPHGGIAPGVDRMVMLLADELNIREVICFPMNQQGEDVLMGAPSKIEDKHLRELFLQIIR; translated from the coding sequence ATGAACTGCTATAAAACTCATACGTGCAATGAACTGAGGAAGAACGACGTAGAAAAGGAAGTTACCCTTTCTGGATGGTTATATCGTAAGCGCGACCATGGTAACCTAATCTTTGTTGATTTAAGAGACTTCTATGGAATCACTCAACTAGTATTTAACAATGACAAAGACTTTTTTGACGAGATATCAAATTTAAAATTGGAGAGTGTAATTACTGTTACAGGAATAGTTGAAGCTAGAACTGAAGATACGGTAAACAGCTCTATTTCTACCGGAGAAATCGAGGTGATAGTCAACAATTTGCGCGTTGAGTCGGAAGTTGAGTTCCACTTTGATGAAGAAATAGCAAAAGAAGAAAGAAGTATATTGGCAAGCATTACCGGCGAGCAAGAATACCCAGAAAACATGAGATTTAAATATCGATTTCTTGACTTAAGACGTGAAAAAGCCCGCAACAATATTATTTTGCGCTCACAAATTATTGCAGAGCTCCGCAAGCTCATGATAGAGCGAGGATTTTTAGAGATTCAAACTCCAATACTCACTGCTTCCTCTCCTGAAGGAGCACGCGACTACCTAGTGCCAAGCAGGCTAAATCCCGGCAAGTTCTATGCATTGCCACAAGCTCCGCAGATTTTCAAACAGTTGCTCATGGTCTCAGGGTTTGATAAATATTTCCAAATCGCACCGTGTTTTCGTGATGAAGATGCAAGGGCTGACCGCTCTCCTGGGGAATTTTACCAGCTAGACCTTGAAATGTCTTTTGTGACTCAAGAGGACATATTTGACGTTATTGAATCTGCTTTATATAAAGTGTTCGCCAAATTTTCTCGCAAGTCTGTCGATAAAGATTTTCCACGCATTACATACAAAGAGGCAATGCTTAAGTATGGTTCTGACAAGCCAGATTTGCGTAATCCACTATTAATCAGCGATGTTACAGAAATTTTCCGTGATTCAGGGTTCAATATTTTCAAAAGCAATATTGAGCGTGATATGGTAGTGAGAGCCATCCCTGCACCTAAAACAGCAGAGGAACCACGCAGCTTCTTTGATAAAAAGATAGAACATGCGCAAAAAGAATTCGGTGCTAAGGGTCTCGGATATATAACGTTTGATAAAGATGGAACTGCGAAAGGTCCAATTGCTAAATTTCTTGATGAAAATAGGCTAAACCACATAAGAGAAGCAACAAACATAGAGCCAGAAGATAGTGTGTTTTTTGCTTCTGACAAAGAGAATGAGGCGGCAAACATTGCAGGAAAAGTACGCACTCTTTTAGGGTCAGAACTCAGTCTCATAGATGATAATATCTTCAAGTTTTGTTGGATCATTGATTTTCCATATTTTGTATATGACGATAAAAGTAAAAAAATCGATTTCTTTCATAACCCATTTTCTATGCCACACGGTGGTCTGAAAGATTTAGAGGAAAAGAATCCACTCGATATCCTTGCTTACCAGTATGATCTTGTTTGCAATGGAATAGAACTATCAAGTGGGGCAATTCGCAATAACAAACTGGATATCATGTATAAAGCTTTTGCCATTGCAGGCTATAGTAAAGAAGAAGTTGATACAAAATTCGGTGCGCTTGTGCGTGCATTCAGGTTCGGAGTGCCGCCTCATGGTGGAATAGCACCAGGAGTTGATAGAATGGTTATGCTACTTGCCGATGAGCTGAACATTCGTGAAGTAATCTGTTTTCCTATGAATCAGCAGGGTGAAGATGTTTTAATGGGCGCTCCTTCTAAAATAGAGGATAAGCATTTACGTGAATTATTTTTGCAGATTATTAGGTAA
- a CDS encoding glycoside hydrolase family 25 protein produces the protein MSEKGINVSHWNEEIDWSKVATDGVKFAFAKATEGETFQDSKFEQNFQNMKENNISAGGYHVFRMTSTPEGQLNNIVNTLKKASFEPGENKLAVSATTGICGKGQTEKCDDPTKHTNMERAENLHALLTQLDENGYSPIIHASPKTWNSYYVQETHDFSKYPLWVAHWAKKPMIPTDWKEAGKSYDYWNYSCKGRVEGIGDDVCLDKTPQNPLAQNFGEIKEKFLDLSLNFENLENVFSQHTLL, from the coding sequence ATGAGTGAAAAAGGTATAAACGTATCTCATTGGAATGAAGAGATTGATTGGTCGAAAGTTGCAACAGATGGGGTAAAATTTGCATTTGCCAAAGCAACTGAAGGAGAAACTTTTCAAGATTCAAAATTCGAACAAAACTTTCAAAACATGAAAGAAAATAATATTTCCGCTGGTGGATACCATGTCTTTAGAATGACTTCAACACCTGAAGGTCAGCTAAATAACATAGTTAACACACTTAAAAAAGCTAGTTTTGAGCCAGGTGAAAATAAGTTAGCTGTTAGCGCCACAACAGGTATTTGTGGAAAGGGACAAACAGAAAAGTGTGATGATCCTACAAAACACACTAATATGGAAAGAGCTGAAAATCTTCATGCTTTATTAACTCAATTGGATGAAAATGGATACAGTCCAATTATACACGCTTCACCAAAGACGTGGAATAGTTACTATGTGCAAGAAACCCATGACTTTTCTAAATATCCATTATGGGTTGCTCATTGGGCAAAAAAACCTATGATACCGACAGATTGGAAAGAGGCAGGAAAAAGTTATGATTACTGGAATTATAGTTGCAAAGGTAGAGTGGAGGGAATAGGTGATGACGTATGCTTAGATAAAACTCCTCAAAACCCCTTAGCTCAAAATTTTGGTGAAATAAAGGAAAAATTTTTAGATTTAAGCTTAAATTTTGAAAATTTAGAGAATGTCTTTAGCCAACATACATTGTTGTAG
- a CDS encoding MFS transporter, protein MNDIQKAILSSIICNIIVWYEITLFGVLTHTISSIFFPSESDYLSTIKFLGTFAVGFGFRPLGAFIFGYIGDKSGRRKVLLTSVILVSIPSTVIGVIPGYKEIGIFSSILLLLCRIMQGMAAGGETSINSAFLIEHSSDKKNLGFLGSMKPFSGALGSIICFVMIAICKKLTGENYEIWGWRLPFYFCSIMGIIGFLTRYIMEESLAYKVHDQNKNLSHSPFLELIRDYKKAFVIAIGLGIAQNAIVYSAIMFYNISIKELILSGINIKNVVRIIVEITFGASAVLFAILSDKVGRKNVMISTLVALTCAGLPALSLLSYDNHYIVTLTFLLISVPIGASFGIYNSLVCELFPTKVRCTGFSLAHNISAGIFGGLSPSICMWLIEKTETKFAAGIYLTACALISLISVLQIKAKDRKVDW, encoded by the coding sequence ATGAACGATATTCAAAAAGCAATACTATCAAGCATAATCTGTAACATAATTGTATGGTATGAAATAACTCTTTTTGGGGTCTTAACACACACAATAAGTAGCATTTTTTTTCCATCAGAAAGTGATTACTTAAGCACAATCAAATTTCTTGGTACTTTCGCAGTTGGTTTTGGATTTAGACCACTTGGTGCATTCATTTTTGGCTACATTGGAGATAAATCCGGTAGAAGGAAAGTTTTACTTACTTCAGTGATATTAGTTTCAATACCATCTACTGTAATTGGAGTTATACCTGGCTATAAAGAAATAGGAATATTTTCTTCTATACTACTTCTATTATGTAGAATCATGCAAGGAATGGCAGCAGGTGGAGAAACGAGTATCAACTCAGCCTTTTTAATAGAGCATTCAAGCGATAAAAAAAATCTAGGTTTTTTAGGGAGTATGAAGCCTTTTAGCGGCGCGCTTGGTTCTATTATATGTTTTGTAATGATAGCTATTTGTAAAAAACTCACAGGTGAAAATTATGAAATTTGGGGCTGGAGATTGCCCTTCTATTTCTGCTCTATTATGGGCATAATAGGCTTTTTAACAAGATATATAATGGAAGAGAGCTTAGCATATAAAGTGCACGATCAAAATAAAAACTTATCTCATTCTCCATTTTTAGAATTAATCAGGGACTATAAAAAAGCATTTGTGATAGCAATTGGACTTGGTATAGCCCAAAATGCAATCGTTTATTCAGCAATCATGTTCTACAACATATCTATAAAAGAACTTATTCTCTCAGGCATCAATATTAAAAATGTAGTAAGGATTATAGTTGAAATTACATTTGGAGCGTCTGCAGTGCTGTTTGCAATACTGTCTGATAAAGTTGGAAGAAAAAATGTAATGATTTCTACATTAGTAGCTTTAACTTGCGCCGGTTTGCCCGCACTTTCGCTATTATCATATGATAACCACTATATTGTAACGCTCACTTTTCTATTGATAAGCGTACCGATAGGTGCATCTTTTGGAATATATAATTCTCTTGTCTGCGAGTTATTTCCAACGAAAGTTAGGTGCACCGGCTTCAGCCTAGCACATAATATATCTGCAGGTATTTTTGGTGGCCTTTCTCCATCGATATGCATGTGGCTTATAGAAAAAACTGAAACGAAATTTGCAGCAGGCATTTATCTTACTGCCTGCGCATTAATTAGCCTAATATCTGTGCTTCAAATCAAAGCCAAAGACAGAAAAGTTGATTGGTGA
- a CDS encoding RluA family pseudouridine synthase has protein sequence MQTVDISIHPNKVMENIKTILVKDDNVRLDRYIRRIFPDLKQSVIEKSLRKGLIKVDDCKAKSSDRVNSGQTITLKHLNYIENTNSDCKYNEKLVNLLRENILYEDEYILAINKPAGVIVQGGVKVKISISDLLDQIREGEIFKIVHRLDRDTSGVIIFARNASVARYLMEEFKGRRVKKTYLALTSGMPSKDSGIIDYPLVKKYISGQEKVVVDEGSPQSATTHFSIIARLKHNVAYLKLQPITGRTHQLRAHLAHINCPILGDGKYGGKKAFIDEVANKIHLHSHSLSLKLPNNKGITITAPIPKHIEKSIEALFFD, from the coding sequence ATGCAAACAGTTGATATTAGCATACATCCAAATAAAGTAATGGAGAATATAAAAACCATATTAGTAAAAGACGATAACGTTAGACTAGATAGGTACATCAGAAGAATCTTTCCTGATCTAAAGCAATCTGTAATTGAAAAATCTTTAAGGAAAGGATTAATCAAAGTTGATGATTGCAAAGCAAAGTCTAGTGATAGAGTAAATTCTGGACAAACTATAACGCTGAAGCACTTGAATTATATTGAGAACACTAATTCTGACTGCAAATATAATGAAAAGTTAGTGAATCTACTAAGAGAGAACATATTATATGAAGACGAATATATACTAGCTATAAACAAACCTGCAGGGGTCATTGTTCAAGGTGGCGTAAAAGTAAAGATTAGCATTAGTGATTTGCTTGACCAAATAAGAGAAGGAGAAATATTTAAAATTGTCCATAGACTAGATAGAGATACGAGCGGAGTGATAATATTCGCACGCAATGCTAGTGTTGCCAGATACCTTATGGAGGAATTTAAAGGACGGAGGGTAAAAAAAACTTATTTAGCATTAACTTCTGGCATGCCAAGCAAGGATAGTGGAATAATAGATTATCCGTTGGTAAAAAAATATATTTCTGGTCAAGAAAAAGTGGTCGTTGATGAAGGCTCACCTCAAAGTGCCACTACGCATTTTTCAATTATAGCAAGGTTAAAACATAATGTTGCTTATTTAAAATTACAACCAATTACCGGCAGAACCCATCAGTTACGTGCACATTTAGCTCATATAAATTGTCCCATTCTTGGTGACGGTAAATACGGTGGTAAAAAAGCTTTTATTGATGAAGTGGCAAATAAAATTCACCTTCATTCGCATTCTTTATCTTTAAAATTGCCAAACAATAAAGGAATCACTATTACCGCTCCTATCCCTAAGCACATTGAAAAGTCTATTGAAGCACTATTTTTCGACTGA
- a CDS encoding Na+/H+ antiporter NhaC family protein, giving the protein MMAFVPLIIFLILYLGSGAYFSFIGTDNPLHQVSPVICLLPALFFAVSRGTNKIQHNIDTVIEGMGDKSTLTMCLIFLFSGAFSAVTQSIGSADTVANLILNFLPARLLLPGVFLASAFISTAIGTSMGVVALMVPIAVNLAKSGAFGLEIGTATVVGGAVFGDNLSMISDTTIASVSSQGASAKDKLKINSKVAFTAGIITLTYLAVISSSTKIISISNLDYYSIIKIIPYISLIIMGLLEVTTLVTITVNIIIAGVLGIAFFDYATIQFPHDVYDGFKKVNEIVIFALFIGGLSHIMYKQGQKALHKLIDESNITKTKAEFVIAGIASMFTTLVANNTIAILLSGGIAKRLAQKHSIAPYRSAYLLDVFACATKGILPYGSQLLLAGSVASVSPVSLLTKVYYCFILAAVTIGEIIINSRKEKHCAAAT; this is encoded by the coding sequence ATGATGGCTTTTGTCCCTTTGATTATTTTTTTAATCTTGTACCTTGGAAGTGGTGCTTATTTTTCTTTTATCGGAACTGATAATCCACTTCATCAGGTTTCACCAGTAATCTGCTTATTACCAGCACTATTTTTTGCTGTCTCACGTGGTACAAATAAAATTCAGCATAACATCGATACTGTTATCGAGGGTATGGGTGACAAAAGCACCCTTACTATGTGTTTAATTTTTCTATTTTCTGGAGCATTTTCTGCGGTTACTCAATCAATTGGTAGCGCAGACACTGTTGCTAATTTAATTCTTAATTTCCTTCCAGCAAGATTACTGCTGCCTGGAGTATTTTTGGCTTCTGCTTTTATTTCAACTGCAATTGGCACATCTATGGGAGTTGTTGCGCTGATGGTGCCTATAGCTGTTAATCTGGCAAAAAGTGGAGCTTTTGGTCTTGAAATAGGAACTGCAACTGTAGTAGGTGGTGCTGTATTTGGTGACAACCTTTCGATGATATCTGATACCACCATTGCATCTGTTTCTTCACAGGGAGCTTCAGCAAAAGATAAACTTAAAATAAACTCTAAGGTTGCATTTACTGCAGGTATTATAACACTCACCTATCTGGCAGTGATTTCAAGTAGTACAAAAATTATTTCTATATCAAATTTAGATTATTATTCTATAATAAAAATTATTCCTTATATTTCTTTAATAATCATGGGACTGCTTGAAGTCACCACTTTAGTAACAATAACTGTAAACATAATTATTGCTGGTGTGCTAGGAATAGCTTTTTTTGACTATGCTACCATTCAATTTCCTCATGACGTGTATGACGGTTTCAAAAAAGTAAACGAAATAGTGATATTTGCGCTATTTATTGGTGGTTTGAGCCATATAATGTACAAACAAGGTCAAAAAGCGTTGCATAAACTTATCGATGAAAGCAATATCACAAAAACTAAAGCTGAATTTGTGATAGCAGGAATTGCGTCTATGTTTACTACCTTAGTTGCCAATAATACCATTGCTATTTTACTAAGTGGTGGCATTGCAAAAAGGCTTGCACAAAAACACAGTATTGCGCCATATCGCAGTGCATACTTATTAGATGTTTTTGCTTGTGCTACAAAAGGTATCTTACCTTATGGTTCCCAACTATTGCTAGCAGGGAGTGTAGCTTCTGTATCACCTGTTTCTTTATTAACAAAAGTATATTATTGCTTTATTTTAGCAGCAGTTACAATAGGCGAAATAATCATCAACAGCAGAAAAGAGAAACATTGTGCGGCTGCAACTTAG
- the ppdK gene encoding pyruvate, phosphate dikinase, with amino-acid sequence MGEKLIHYFSQGKCEGNAEMKNLLGGKGANLAEMCNVGIPVPPGFTISTSACKVYYQDNRSSVIQVADYSDPEKNVVTHWNDICSGIKNYMAMLENDIGCKFGDLNNPLLVSIRSGSVSSMPGMLDTILNVGLNDETVVGLAKKSGERFAYDSYCRFIMMYSNVVLQLDHHLFQDVVDNEQQKSGAKSLADVDVLKRIVNDFKKIVYEKTEKHFPQNVEEQLLNSVNAVFASWKNDRAVSYRRIHNIPENLGTAVNVQAMVFGNLNDNSATGVIFTRNPSTGEKKLFGEFLVNAQGEDVVSGVYTPMPIDGEQKNTMEKLLPSVYRELCVVCEKLERHYKDVQDIEFTVQDGKLWILQTRSGKRTAEAAIRIIVDMVNEGTITKEEGILRIDPKTFDNLLHPVLDVKSDQKVIGKGLPASPGVASGYVVFSASDAEKAAEQGKKVILVRSETSPEDINGMNAASGIVTARGGMTSHAAVVTRGMGKPCICSVSGLYIDKDGTFFSVGDTKVNKGEPITINGGTGEVILGILPTISPELSQEFKTIINWIDEIKTIKVRANADTPKDAKIAKEFGAEGIGLCRTEHMFFASDRIEFIQKLIIADDENERANALIKLEEMQKSDFKEIFSIMEGREVTIRLLDPPLHEFLPNNQSTIEKIAKSLNKSVESVKNKIAQLSEKNPMLGHRGCRLAISHPEIYSMQIRAILNAANELKKEKSVEIKPEIMIPFIMNEKEFILICELAKKESSVISAGIQMQIPASRAGMTSDKAYSIGTMIELPRAALIADKLAKHAEFFSFGTNDLTQTTMGLSRDDSVNFLDSYKESNIFENDPFEVLDIEGVGELIKIAIERGKKTRKEIKLGICGEHGADPKSIEFLIKSGVDYVSCSPYRVPVAKLVAAQFSIKSKFVG; translated from the coding sequence ATGGGGGAAAAGTTAATACATTACTTTAGCCAGGGTAAATGCGAAGGCAATGCAGAAATGAAAAATCTGCTGGGAGGAAAGGGGGCAAATTTAGCAGAAATGTGCAATGTTGGCATTCCTGTTCCACCTGGTTTCACAATTTCCACCTCTGCTTGCAAAGTCTATTATCAAGACAATAGATCTTCTGTTATCCAAGTAGCTGACTACTCGGATCCAGAAAAAAATGTGGTCACGCACTGGAATGACATATGTAGTGGAATCAAAAACTACATGGCGATGCTCGAAAATGACATCGGTTGTAAATTTGGGGATTTAAATAACCCCTTATTAGTTTCAATACGCTCTGGTAGTGTTAGTTCAATGCCGGGCATGCTTGATACTATTTTAAATGTTGGTCTAAATGATGAAACCGTTGTTGGGCTTGCAAAAAAAAGTGGCGAACGTTTTGCTTACGATAGCTACTGCCGTTTCATCATGATGTACTCCAATGTTGTACTACAGCTTGATCATCACCTATTTCAAGATGTTGTTGATAATGAGCAGCAAAAGAGTGGAGCAAAAAGCTTAGCTGATGTTGATGTTTTAAAGAGAATTGTTAACGATTTTAAAAAGATAGTATATGAAAAAACTGAGAAACATTTCCCGCAGAACGTTGAAGAGCAATTGTTAAACTCAGTTAATGCAGTATTTGCCTCTTGGAAAAATGATAGGGCTGTTTCCTATAGAAGAATACATAATATTCCTGAAAACCTTGGAACAGCGGTCAACGTGCAAGCAATGGTTTTTGGTAATTTAAATGATAATTCTGCAACTGGTGTGATATTTACACGAAATCCTTCAACTGGAGAAAAAAAGCTTTTTGGTGAGTTTTTGGTTAATGCTCAGGGTGAGGATGTGGTTTCTGGTGTTTATACTCCTATGCCAATTGACGGAGAGCAAAAAAACACCATGGAGAAGTTGCTGCCAAGTGTCTACCGAGAATTATGTGTGGTATGTGAAAAACTTGAAAGGCATTATAAAGACGTGCAGGATATCGAATTTACTGTGCAGGACGGTAAGTTATGGATTTTGCAGACTAGGTCTGGCAAGCGCACGGCTGAAGCTGCTATTCGCATAATAGTTGATATGGTAAACGAAGGAACGATTACAAAAGAAGAAGGAATATTGAGAATTGATCCAAAAACCTTTGACAATTTATTGCATCCAGTTCTTGACGTTAAGAGTGACCAAAAAGTAATAGGGAAGGGGCTGCCGGCTTCTCCAGGGGTTGCTTCTGGATATGTAGTGTTTAGTGCAAGTGATGCTGAAAAAGCTGCAGAGCAGGGCAAAAAAGTGATTTTAGTAAGGTCAGAAACGAGTCCTGAAGATATTAATGGAATGAATGCTGCAAGTGGCATAGTAACAGCACGGGGAGGGATGACCTCGCATGCTGCTGTTGTAACCCGTGGAATGGGTAAGCCATGCATTTGCAGTGTGAGTGGACTTTATATCGATAAAGATGGAACTTTCTTTTCTGTAGGGGATACAAAAGTAAATAAAGGTGAACCAATTACCATCAACGGAGGAACAGGGGAGGTTATCCTTGGCATTCTTCCTACAATTTCACCTGAATTATCGCAAGAATTCAAAACGATAATCAACTGGATAGATGAAATCAAAACGATCAAAGTGAGAGCGAACGCTGATACTCCAAAAGATGCAAAAATTGCAAAAGAATTCGGTGCAGAAGGTATAGGCTTGTGTCGCACAGAACATATGTTTTTTGCTAGCGATAGAATCGAATTCATTCAAAAGTTGATAATAGCTGACGATGAAAATGAAAGGGCAAATGCGCTCATTAAACTAGAAGAAATGCAAAAGTCTGATTTCAAAGAAATATTTTCTATTATGGAGGGCAGGGAAGTCACTATACGGTTGCTTGATCCACCCTTACATGAATTTTTACCCAATAATCAGTCTACTATAGAAAAAATTGCTAAATCGCTCAATAAGTCAGTTGAATCAGTAAAAAATAAAATAGCACAGTTATCAGAAAAGAACCCAATGCTTGGCCATCGAGGTTGTAGACTTGCCATTTCTCATCCTGAAATATATAGCATGCAGATTAGGGCAATACTTAATGCTGCAAATGAGTTAAAAAAGGAAAAAAGTGTAGAAATCAAGCCTGAGATCATGATCCCTTTTATAATGAATGAGAAAGAGTTTATTCTGATATGCGAGCTAGCAAAGAAAGAATCCTCTGTCATCTCAGCTGGGATCCAGATGCAGATTCCAGCGTCACGCGCTGGAATGACATCAGACAAGGCTTATTCAATTGGAACGATGATAGAACTACCAAGAGCAGCACTGATTGCTGATAAGTTAGCAAAACATGCAGAGTTTTTTAGTTTTGGCACTAATGATTTAACGCAAACAACCATGGGACTTTCAAGAGATGATTCAGTTAATTTCCTTGATTCTTATAAGGAAAGCAACATATTCGAAAACGACCCATTTGAAGTGCTGGACATCGAAGGGGTAGGGGAGTTAATCAAGATAGCCATTGAAAGAGGCAAAAAAACCCGAAAAGAAATAAAGCTGGGTATATGTGGAGAGCATGGAGCAGATCCAAAATCTATAGAGTTTCTCATCAAGTCAGGGGTGGATTATGTTTCATGCTCACCCTATAGAGTACCGGTTGCAAAGTTAGTGGCAGCACAGTTTAGCATAAAATCTAAGTTTGTTGGGTAA
- a CDS encoding Rpn family recombination-promoting nuclease/putative transposase, producing MALSKFLDPKNDVAFRRIFGTEKNKDILIHFLNDILGFTGKDEIKEIEFLSTIQDAEIASKKQSIVDVLCRDENGVQVIVEMQVAKTKGFEKRAQYYAAKAYSRQADKGDQYQDLKEIIFIAIADCILFPNKSEYKSDHVMLDKDSYEHDLKDFYFTFIELPKFPKTKEDQLESIVEKWIYYFKYADETSEEELEKIIGSDVIIKKAYEELNRFNWSEKEFIAYEQEIKRIRDERAVLEQKLDDAKKEGKIEVAKTMLANNVDVTTIVKFTGLSMSEIKELQN from the coding sequence ATGGCTCTTTCTAAATTTCTCGACCCCAAGAATGATGTTGCGTTCCGGCGTATTTTTGGTACTGAAAAAAATAAAGACATCCTCATTCACTTTCTCAATGATATTTTGGGGTTCACTGGCAAAGATGAAATAAAAGAAATAGAATTCCTCAGCACTATTCAAGATGCTGAAATTGCCTCTAAAAAACAAAGTATCGTTGATGTTCTTTGCAGGGATGAAAATGGGGTGCAAGTAATAGTCGAAATGCAAGTTGCCAAAACTAAAGGCTTTGAAAAACGCGCTCAATATTACGCTGCTAAAGCTTATTCAAGGCAAGCTGATAAAGGTGATCAATATCAGGATCTTAAAGAAATCATTTTTATAGCTATTGCTGATTGTATTCTCTTTCCTAATAAATCTGAGTATAAGTCAGATCATGTAATGTTAGACAAAGATAGCTATGAACATGATTTAAAAGATTTTTATTTTACATTTATTGAGTTACCAAAATTTCCTAAAACTAAAGAAGACCAATTGGAGAGTATAGTTGAAAAATGGATCTATTATTTTAAATATGCAGATGAAACTAGCGAAGAAGAATTGGAAAAGATAATAGGTAGTGATGTAATAATTAAAAAGGCATATGAAGAACTAAATAGATTCAACTGGTCAGAGAAAGAATTTATTGCCTACGAACAGGAAATAAAACGTATTCGTGATGAACGGGCTGTTCTTGAACAAAAACTTGATGATGCTAAAAAGGAAGGAAAAATTGAAGTTGCAAAAACAATGCTAGCTAATAATGTTGATGTCACCACTATTGTTAAGTTTACTGGCCTCTCCATGAGTGAGATCAAAGAATTGCAGAATTAA